A window of Pirellulales bacterium contains these coding sequences:
- a CDS encoding c-type cytochrome — protein MRYGLIVLMLGIAFAPCCAAADDPPDTQRDAPALSKAEEVARAVRVPVGFRVSVFASEPLVRQPIAMTTDARGRLWVAENYTYAVAPTPELEAVRDRIICLADTDHDGRADERTVFWDDARELTSIEIGAGGLWALCPPRLLFLPDRDGDDRIDGPPQTVLEGFDLTPANRHNFANGLKWGPDGWLYGRNGITHVGHVGAPGAEAGERVEIGPGIWRFHPQTRQIEMVANGTTNPWGHDWDRHGELFFINTVIGHLWHAVPGAHFRRMFGADSNPYVYQLIEQTADHFHWDTAEKWNDIRHGVTGSTDQAGGGHAHSGLLIYQGNQWPAPHRGAVLTINLHGRRLNVDHLERAGASYVAHHGQDQFFWSDPWFRGIELLAGPDGGVYVADWTDVGECHELDGVHRSSGRIFKIDYGTHERAAAADLARLDNLALVELLKHENVWFARQAQRLLTERAAAGGDFQKTVQALRRLFDEQQDVALQLRAMWTLYTCGAAPEGWLMEQLAHVDEHVRTWGVRLLVDRGAASDGAIERLAQLAKEEQSGLVLLYLASALQKLPAEQRLAIAGSLAAHEELADDREFPLLLWYGCEAATPLFPAQAVKLAVGAEIPLLRRFIARRLTQEADRAPTGLAALLEAARASNDAAVRRDLVAGMAEGLRGRRRAPQPENWQAVASALEADGDAELRQRLREMAVVFGDGVALDELKKLAASAEADLDTRRSAVEALAEARAEGCEAIFEALLGDGDLAASAVRGLASFDNPAAAELIVRRFPGLIPTAQDAALETLIARPTSALALLRAIEGGAISRDFVSIFQVRQMQAFEQPEIQDKLRAVWPELRPISADKQARIAEVRGRLTPESLGQAKAGRGRRLWDKSCAKCHTLFGEGGKIGPDLTGAQRSNLAYLLENVIDPSATLAPGFRMSTLALTDGRVIQGVILSKTEATWEVQTPTDKLSIDVNDIDETADSTQSLMPEGLVDLLAPEEIRDLVAYLMSQSQVMAAE, from the coding sequence ATGCGATACGGGTTGATTGTGTTGATGCTTGGCATTGCCTTCGCGCCGTGCTGTGCCGCGGCCGATGACCCGCCCGACACGCAGCGCGACGCGCCGGCGCTATCGAAGGCGGAGGAGGTTGCTCGGGCGGTGCGCGTGCCGGTGGGTTTTCGGGTGAGCGTGTTCGCCAGCGAGCCGCTGGTACGACAACCGATTGCCATGACGACCGACGCGCGGGGGCGATTATGGGTAGCTGAGAATTACACCTACGCGGTGGCGCCGACGCCGGAACTGGAGGCGGTGCGCGACCGGATCATTTGCTTGGCCGACACCGACCACGACGGACGGGCCGACGAGCGCACGGTGTTTTGGGACGACGCGAGGGAACTGACGAGCATTGAGATTGGCGCGGGGGGATTGTGGGCGCTTTGTCCGCCGCGACTGTTGTTCTTGCCCGATCGCGACGGCGACGACCGGATTGATGGTCCGCCGCAGACGGTGCTGGAGGGCTTTGATCTGACGCCGGCCAACCGGCACAACTTTGCCAACGGCCTGAAGTGGGGCCCCGATGGCTGGTTGTATGGGCGCAACGGCATTACGCATGTGGGACACGTTGGCGCGCCGGGGGCGGAGGCAGGCGAGCGCGTCGAGATTGGGCCGGGCATCTGGCGGTTTCATCCGCAGACGCGCCAGATTGAGATGGTCGCCAACGGCACGACCAACCCCTGGGGGCACGACTGGGATCGGCATGGCGAGTTGTTCTTCATCAACACGGTGATTGGCCACCTTTGGCACGCCGTGCCGGGGGCGCATTTTCGGCGGATGTTTGGCGCCGACTCAAACCCATACGTGTATCAATTGATTGAGCAGACGGCGGACCATTTTCATTGGGACACCGCCGAGAAGTGGAACGATATTCGGCACGGAGTGACCGGCAGCACCGACCAAGCGGGAGGCGGGCACGCGCATTCGGGGCTGTTGATCTATCAGGGAAATCAATGGCCGGCGCCGCACCGCGGGGCGGTGCTGACGATCAACCTGCACGGACGGCGATTGAATGTCGATCATCTGGAGCGCGCGGGGGCGAGTTACGTGGCTCATCATGGCCAAGATCAATTCTTTTGGTCCGATCCTTGGTTTCGTGGGATCGAACTGTTGGCGGGCCCCGACGGCGGAGTATATGTGGCGGATTGGACCGACGTGGGAGAGTGTCATGAGTTAGATGGCGTCCACCGTAGCTCGGGCAGGATTTTCAAGATTGACTACGGGACGCACGAGCGAGCGGCAGCGGCCGATTTGGCGCGGCTGGACAATCTGGCGCTGGTCGAACTATTGAAGCATGAGAATGTGTGGTTCGCACGACAGGCGCAGCGACTGTTGACCGAACGGGCGGCGGCGGGGGGAGATTTTCAAAAGACCGTGCAGGCGCTGCGGCGATTGTTCGATGAACAGCAGGACGTGGCGCTGCAGTTACGCGCGATGTGGACGCTGTACACCTGCGGAGCGGCGCCCGAGGGCTGGCTGATGGAGCAGTTGGCGCACGTCGATGAGCATGTGCGGACGTGGGGCGTGCGACTGCTGGTCGATCGCGGTGCGGCGTCTGATGGGGCTATCGAGCGATTGGCCCAACTGGCGAAAGAGGAGCAGTCTGGGCTGGTGTTGTTGTATCTGGCGTCGGCATTGCAAAAACTGCCGGCGGAGCAGCGACTGGCGATCGCAGGCAGTTTGGCCGCACATGAGGAGTTGGCGGACGATCGGGAGTTTCCGCTATTGCTCTGGTATGGCTGCGAAGCGGCGACACCGTTGTTTCCGGCGCAGGCGGTGAAGCTGGCCGTGGGCGCCGAGATACCGCTTTTGCGCCGATTCATCGCGCGGCGATTGACGCAGGAGGCCGATCGCGCGCCGACGGGGTTGGCCGCGCTATTAGAAGCGGCGCGCGCAAGTAACGACGCCGCGGTGCGGCGCGACCTGGTGGCTGGCATGGCCGAAGGGTTGCGCGGGCGCCGGCGTGCGCCACAGCCGGAGAACTGGCAGGCGGTGGCGAGCGCCTTGGAAGCTGACGGCGACGCGGAACTGCGACAACGGCTACGCGAGATGGCGGTGGTGTTTGGCGATGGCGTCGCGCTGGACGAACTAAAGAAGTTAGCGGCCAGTGCTGAGGCCGATCTGGACACGCGGCGCTCGGCCGTGGAGGCATTGGCCGAAGCGCGGGCGGAAGGTTGCGAGGCGATCTTTGAGGCGCTGTTGGGCGACGGCGACCTGGCGGCCAGCGCGGTGCGCGGGCTGGCATCGTTCGACAACCCGGCCGCGGCGGAGTTGATCGTGCGGCGCTTTCCTGGCTTGATACCTACGGCGCAAGACGCCGCGCTGGAAACACTGATCGCGCGACCGACATCGGCCTTGGCGCTATTGCGGGCGATCGAGGGCGGCGCCATCTCGCGCGACTTTGTTTCGATTTTTCAGGTGCGGCAGATGCAGGCGTTCGAGCAGCCGGAGATTCAAGACAAGCTGCGGGCGGTCTGGCCAGAATTGCGGCCGATATCGGCCGACAAGCAGGCGCGAATCGCCGAGGTGCGCGGACGGCTTACGCCCGAGTCGCTGGGGCAGGCCAAGGCCGGTCGCGGGCGAAGGCTGTGGGACAAATCGTGCGCCAAATGTCACACGCTATTTGGCGAAGGAGGCAAGATCGGACCTGACCTGACGGGGGCTCAGCGTTCGAACCTGGCGTACTTGTTGGAGAACGTGATCGACCCCAGCGCCACGTTGGCGCCGGGCTTTCGCATGTCGACCCTGGCGCTGACCGACGGGCGAGTGATCCAAGGGGTGATCTTGAGCAAGACCGAGGCGACTTGGGAGGTGCAGACGCCGACCGACAAGCTATCGATCGACGTGAACGACATTGACGAAACAGCCGACTCGACGCAGTCGCTGATGCCCGAGGGGCTAGTGGACTTGCTCGCGCCGGAGGAGATTCGCGATTTGGTGGCGTATTTGATGTCGCAGAGCCAGGTGATGGCGGCAGAGTAG
- a CDS encoding SGNH/GDSL hydrolase family protein: MQQMTVAAVVALLTSLFASLCSAAGEPKPRAVERAAVTRMLPELHLLAPIWDSTVVYGESVLPMQLTADGEISGRLGWAASELLEVRSADGQRKLEIGRDARLSADGGEVIFTSESAPQFVKGSDLFPSAASGDGYAHRVGHPEQNMLYGPGSWFHDRQFEVTYRRRSAPWPSAVPSLQEAALAKTLARLRAKQPLTIGVSGDSISAGYNASGVVAAAPGQAAYPDLVAAQLEATYGGEVKLVNRAIAGWSIANGIDDLPQLLADKPQLIIVAYGMNDVGRRDPAWFKERTHALVEQVRQADPEIELILVAPMIGHGEWIHTPREMFPLYRDALAALTGNGVALADVTAIWEALLRHKHDLDLTGNGLNHPNDFGHRLYAQTILALLAPRGG; this comes from the coding sequence ATGCAGCAAATGACTGTGGCCGCCGTAGTGGCGCTTTTGACATCGTTGTTCGCATCGCTCTGCAGCGCGGCGGGGGAACCGAAACCTCGCGCGGTGGAGCGGGCCGCAGTGACGCGGATGCTGCCGGAGCTGCATCTGTTGGCGCCGATTTGGGACTCGACCGTGGTCTACGGCGAGAGCGTTTTGCCGATGCAGCTTACGGCCGATGGTGAGATTTCGGGGCGGCTGGGCTGGGCGGCGAGCGAGCTATTGGAGGTGCGGTCTGCGGATGGCCAGCGCAAGTTGGAGATTGGCCGCGATGCGCGGTTGTCGGCGGACGGCGGCGAGGTGATTTTTACATCGGAGAGCGCGCCGCAGTTTGTGAAGGGGAGCGACCTTTTTCCCTCGGCGGCTAGCGGCGACGGTTATGCGCATCGCGTGGGGCATCCTGAGCAAAATATGTTGTATGGGCCGGGGTCTTGGTTCCACGATCGCCAATTCGAGGTGACGTACCGGCGACGGTCGGCGCCGTGGCCCAGCGCCGTGCCGAGCTTGCAGGAAGCGGCGCTTGCGAAAACGCTGGCGCGATTGCGGGCCAAACAGCCGCTGACGATTGGTGTCTCTGGCGACAGTATCAGCGCGGGGTACAACGCCTCGGGCGTGGTGGCGGCGGCGCCTGGGCAGGCGGCCTATCCCGATCTGGTCGCCGCGCAGCTTGAAGCGACCTATGGCGGCGAGGTGAAGCTGGTCAATCGAGCGATCGCCGGGTGGAGCATCGCCAACGGGATTGACGACCTGCCACAACTCTTGGCCGATAAGCCACAACTGATCATTGTGGCTTATGGCATGAACGACGTGGGGCGCCGCGACCCGGCCTGGTTCAAGGAGCGGACGCATGCCCTGGTCGAGCAAGTACGGCAGGCCGACCCGGAAATTGAACTGATCTTGGTGGCGCCGATGATCGGCCATGGCGAATGGATTCACACGCCGCGGGAGATGTTTCCCTTGTATCGCGACGCGCTGGCCGCGCTCACCGGCAACGGCGTGGCGCTGGCCGACGTGACCGCCATTTGGGAAGCACTGTTGCGGCATAAGCACGATCTGGACCTGACGGGCAACGGGCTGAACCACCCGAACGATTTTGGGCACCGACTGTATGCGCAGACGATCTTGGCGCTGCTGGCGCCGAGAGGGGGGTAG
- a CDS encoding PQQ-binding-like beta-propeller repeat protein has translation MGRGSPLATGVAVSQLPDKPDLLWKFTAPDGAFETSPIIVDGTVYIGCLNGYLYALNLADGAEKWKYHSELGFYASPALKNSKLYIGDAEGKFHCVSAATGDLLWGFASQAEINSGANFHGANVLFGSQDSHLYCLDAESGKEVWRFAIDDQIRCFPTVVGDRSFVAGCDSKFHIVDLTTGTEVASVDIEAPTGAAPAVGGDFVYFGTEGETVLCINWQNPQVVWKYRDPKKRMPFRSSAALAPQLVIVGGRDKVVHALDRASGEERWRFVTKGRVDASPVIVGQRAYVGSADGRIYGLNVDSGQPEWEYEAGGGFSGGAAVAAGKLVIASEDGFVYCFGQK, from the coding sequence ATGGGGCGCGGTTCACCACTGGCCACCGGTGTTGCCGTCAGCCAACTGCCCGACAAGCCCGATCTGCTGTGGAAGTTCACCGCGCCCGATGGCGCCTTCGAAACCAGCCCCATCATCGTCGATGGCACGGTCTACATCGGTTGCCTCAACGGCTATCTCTACGCGCTCAACCTCGCCGATGGCGCCGAAAAGTGGAAGTACCATAGCGAGCTTGGCTTCTACGCCTCCCCCGCGCTCAAAAACAGCAAACTCTACATCGGCGACGCCGAGGGCAAGTTCCACTGCGTCAGCGCCGCCACCGGCGATCTGCTCTGGGGCTTTGCCTCGCAGGCCGAGATCAACTCCGGAGCCAACTTCCACGGCGCCAACGTCCTCTTCGGTTCGCAAGATTCGCATCTCTACTGCCTCGACGCCGAATCGGGCAAAGAGGTCTGGCGCTTCGCCATCGACGATCAAATCCGCTGCTTTCCCACCGTCGTCGGCGATCGCTCCTTCGTCGCTGGCTGCGACAGCAAGTTCCACATCGTCGACCTCACCACCGGCACGGAAGTCGCCAGCGTCGATATCGAGGCGCCCACCGGCGCCGCGCCCGCCGTCGGTGGAGACTTTGTCTACTTCGGCACCGAGGGCGAAACCGTCCTCTGCATCAACTGGCAAAATCCCCAAGTCGTCTGGAAATATCGCGACCCCAAAAAACGCATGCCGTTTCGCTCCTCCGCGGCCCTCGCGCCGCAACTGGTGATCGTCGGCGGACGAGACAAAGTCGTCCACGCCCTCGATCGCGCCAGCGGCGAAGAGCGCTGGCGATTCGTCACCAAGGGACGCGTCGACGCCTCGCCCGTCATCGTCGGCCAGCGCGCCTATGTCGGTTCGGCCGATGGGCGCATTTACGGTTTGAATGTCGACAGCGGCCAACCAGAATGGGAGTATGAAGCGGGCGGAGGCTTCTCCGGCGGCGCCGCGGTGGCGGCCGGCAAGCTGGTCATCGCCAGCGAAGACGGCTTCGTTTACTGCTTCGGCCAGAAGTAA
- a CDS encoding iron-containing alcohol dehydrogenase — MTFTPFDFQPTTRIVFGPDKVDELGQLAQQLGGGRALVVTDAGLVAAGHANHSLAALAAAGIAAEVFAQVHENPSTLDVETGAQLARQFQPTLLVGLGGGSSMDCAKGINFLYSCGGRMQDYWGVGKATGPMLPMIAVPTTAGTGSETQSFALISDADTHTKMACGDKRAACRVAILDPKLTLTQPPRVTALTGLDAIAHAVESYVATRRNPLSLCFAREAWRHLEDSFSRVLRDPTDLEARAGMQLGASLAGLSIEHSMLGAAHALANPLTAQFGVAHGQAVSLMLPHVVRFNGVACQTWYQELLAASSGQNGAPRVEHGADGLADFLMSLVDSAALPTRLGALGIDESRLDDLAAAAARQWTAGFNPRAVGIAELRELYRGAL; from the coding sequence ATGACTTTCACCCCCTTCGACTTTCAACCGACGACGCGCATCGTCTTCGGGCCAGACAAGGTCGACGAACTGGGGCAACTGGCGCAACAGCTTGGCGGCGGCCGCGCCTTGGTCGTCACCGATGCCGGGCTCGTCGCCGCGGGGCATGCCAATCACTCGCTCGCGGCCCTCGCCGCGGCCGGCATCGCCGCCGAGGTCTTTGCCCAAGTCCACGAAAACCCCTCCACCCTCGATGTCGAAACCGGCGCCCAACTCGCCCGGCAGTTCCAGCCCACGCTGCTGGTTGGGCTGGGCGGCGGCAGCTCGATGGACTGCGCCAAGGGAATCAACTTTCTCTATTCCTGCGGCGGCCGCATGCAGGACTATTGGGGAGTCGGCAAGGCCACCGGCCCCATGCTCCCGATGATCGCCGTCCCCACCACCGCTGGCACCGGCAGCGAAACGCAGTCGTTCGCCCTCATCTCCGACGCCGACACCCACACCAAGATGGCCTGCGGCGACAAGCGCGCCGCCTGCCGGGTGGCCATTCTCGATCCCAAGCTCACCCTCACGCAGCCGCCGCGCGTCACCGCGCTCACTGGCCTGGACGCCATCGCCCATGCGGTCGAAAGCTACGTCGCCACGCGGCGCAATCCTCTTTCGCTCTGCTTTGCCCGCGAGGCTTGGCGCCACCTGGAAGACAGCTTCTCCCGCGTGCTGCGCGATCCCACCGATCTCGAAGCCCGCGCCGGCATGCAGCTTGGCGCCTCGCTGGCCGGCCTCTCCATCGAGCACTCCATGCTCGGCGCCGCGCACGCGCTGGCCAATCCGCTCACGGCGCAGTTCGGCGTCGCGCATGGTCAGGCGGTGTCGCTCATGTTGCCGCATGTGGTGCGATTTAACGGCGTCGCTTGCCAAACGTGGTATCAAGAACTGCTCGCCGCCAGTAGCGGTCAGAACGGCGCACCGCGCGTCGAGCATGGCGCCGACGGGCTCGCCGATTTCCTGATGAGCCTGGTCGACTCCGCCGCGCTCCCCACGCGCTTAGGCGCGCTCGGCATCGACGAATCGCGCCTCGACGACCTGGCCGCCGCCGCCGCCAGGCAGTGGACAGCCGGCTTCAATCCCCGCGCAGTCGGCATCGCCGAACTACGCGAGCTTTACCGGGGGGCCCTATGA
- a CDS encoding DUF971 domain-containing protein yields MATAYPTQLERAAGGKLLIQWSDGARREYTVRELREACPCATCREKRDAPPQPAGLLPVLSAAEARPLELLGMKPVGNYAYAIEFSDGHDTGIYTFELLGRLGAAA; encoded by the coding sequence ATGGCGACGGCATATCCGACCCAGCTTGAGCGTGCGGCGGGGGGCAAGCTTTTGATTCAGTGGAGCGACGGAGCGCGGCGCGAGTACACGGTGCGCGAGTTGCGCGAGGCGTGTCCTTGCGCGACGTGCCGCGAGAAGCGGGACGCGCCCCCTCAGCCGGCGGGGCTGTTGCCGGTGCTTTCGGCCGCCGAGGCGCGACCGCTGGAGCTATTGGGGATGAAGCCGGTGGGCAACTATGCCTACGCGATCGAGTTCAGCGACGGGCACGACACGGGGATCTACACGTTTGAACTGTTGGGGCGGCTAGGGGCCGCTGCCTAG
- a CDS encoding aldehyde dehydrogenase family protein, translating to MLEIPVLRWGKPYESLEKEDVLHFLTGEPLAKVHQANAGLVQRDMRQAQRARDVLRDIPCDELIGRIRKAADLYLSGTLPVGTGMQSPDEFARMQSATTGLPVHMAKANMTKNHFVLSHMDQVLDALTRGLDLSILTSGYGVEQRGVVVSYQAQSPVLGLVLPSNSPGVHTLWLPVIPMQIGLVLKPGPQEPWTPYRMTAAFTEAGIPREAISIYPGGADVGAAVLSSAERCMIFGGAPTVERYKGNPRVQVHGPGFSKILLGDDVVDRWEEYIDLMADSVYLNSGRGCINCSAVWASRHTKEIAQALAEKIGPVEVKPPDDPQAALAAFTIPGSAAAIWKSIEAGFKESGVTHMTEKYGPRLVELERAAYLRPTVVHCASPEPALAKAEYMFPFVSVVECPQDKMLQSIGPTLVCTGITDDPKLQRALTDATHIDRLNIGAIPTIKLDWLQPHEGNIVEFLFRARAFQVPADRLATLAS from the coding sequence GTGCTCGAAATTCCTGTTCTCCGCTGGGGCAAACCCTACGAGTCGCTCGAAAAAGAGGATGTCCTGCACTTCCTCACTGGCGAGCCGCTGGCCAAGGTGCATCAGGCCAACGCCGGGCTGGTGCAGCGCGACATGCGCCAAGCGCAGCGCGCCCGCGACGTGCTCCGCGACATCCCCTGCGACGAACTGATCGGCCGCATCCGCAAGGCCGCCGATCTCTACCTAAGTGGCACGCTCCCCGTCGGCACGGGCATGCAGTCGCCCGACGAGTTCGCCCGCATGCAATCGGCCACCACCGGCCTGCCGGTGCACATGGCCAAGGCGAACATGACCAAGAACCACTTCGTCTTGAGCCACATGGATCAAGTGCTCGATGCCCTCACCCGCGGCCTCGACCTGTCGATCCTCACCAGCGGCTACGGTGTCGAACAGCGCGGCGTCGTCGTCAGCTACCAAGCGCAGTCGCCGGTGCTGGGTCTGGTGCTCCCCTCCAACTCCCCTGGCGTGCATACCCTTTGGCTGCCCGTCATTCCCATGCAAATCGGCCTGGTGCTCAAGCCCGGCCCGCAAGAACCGTGGACTCCGTACCGCATGACCGCCGCCTTCACCGAGGCGGGCATCCCGCGTGAGGCCATCTCAATCTATCCCGGCGGCGCCGATGTCGGCGCGGCGGTCCTGTCGTCCGCTGAGCGCTGCATGATCTTCGGCGGCGCCCCCACCGTCGAACGCTACAAAGGCAACCCCCGCGTGCAGGTGCATGGCCCCGGCTTCAGCAAGATTCTCCTCGGCGACGACGTGGTCGACCGCTGGGAAGAATACATCGACTTGATGGCCGACAGCGTCTATCTCAACAGCGGCCGTGGCTGCATTAACTGCTCCGCCGTCTGGGCCTCGCGCCACACCAAGGAAATCGCCCAAGCGCTGGCCGAAAAGATCGGCCCCGTCGAGGTCAAACCGCCCGACGATCCCCAGGCCGCCTTGGCCGCCTTCACCATCCCTGGCTCGGCCGCCGCTATTTGGAAGTCGATCGAAGCCGGCTTCAAAGAATCAGGCGTCACCCACATGACCGAAAAGTACGGCCCGCGCCTGGTCGAACTGGAGCGCGCCGCCTACCTGCGTCCCACAGTTGTGCATTGCGCGTCGCCAGAGCCGGCGCTCGCCAAGGCCGAATATATGTTCCCGTTTGTCAGCGTGGTCGAGTGCCCACAAGACAAAATGCTCCAATCCATCGGTCCCACGCTGGTCTGCACCGGCATCACCGACGATCCCAAGTTGCAACGCGCCCTGACAGACGCCACCCACATCGACCGCCTCAATATCGGGGCCATTCCCACCATCAAACTCGACTGGCTCCAGCCCCACGAAGGAAACATCGTCGAGTTCCTGTTCCGCGCCCGCGCCTTCCAAGTCCCCGCCGACCGGCTCGCCACGCTGGCAAGCTAG
- a CDS encoding coproporphyrinogen III oxidase family protein, whose amino-acid sequence MATDTQKNTEVGSYFIANYPPFSQWGPEALPQVRAALQSPPAAVPLGLYLHIPFCRKRCKFCYFRVYTDKTAGDVETYVAALSREIELVSQLPVMGGRPFRFVYFGGGTPSFLSGKQLTSLVDRLRANINWDQAEEVTFECEPGTLSRPKLETLKELGITRISLGVENFGEAVLEANGRAHQAAEIFRAWDWIRDIGFVNTNIDLIAGMVGETDANWRMCLERTVELAPDSVTIYQMELPFNTVISQDILHGGQSPIADWATKRRWMSEAYDALGAAGYSVSSAYTLVRDKHRVNFSYRDNLWRGSDLLATGVASFGHASGVHYQNHPDWAQYIAALDAGQLPLARGLRPTPHQMLIREMVLQLKTGQLDAGYFRQKYSAEIVSDWRDVWQKYATDGWAQIDGDQITLTRDGLLRVDALLPAFFEPEHQGVRYT is encoded by the coding sequence ATGGCCACAGACACGCAAAAAAACACCGAGGTCGGCAGCTACTTCATCGCCAACTATCCTCCCTTCTCGCAGTGGGGCCCCGAGGCGCTGCCGCAGGTCCGCGCCGCGCTCCAGTCGCCGCCGGCCGCTGTTCCGCTCGGTCTCTATCTGCATATCCCCTTTTGTCGCAAGCGCTGCAAGTTCTGCTACTTTCGCGTCTACACCGATAAGACCGCCGGCGACGTCGAGACCTATGTCGCCGCTCTCTCGCGCGAAATCGAGCTCGTCAGCCAACTCCCGGTTATGGGCGGTCGCCCCTTCCGCTTCGTCTATTTCGGCGGCGGCACACCGTCGTTCTTGAGCGGCAAACAACTCACCAGCCTCGTCGATCGCCTCCGCGCCAACATCAACTGGGACCAGGCCGAAGAGGTCACCTTCGAGTGCGAGCCCGGCACCCTCTCGCGCCCCAAGCTGGAAACGCTCAAAGAGCTGGGCATCACCCGCATTAGCCTCGGCGTAGAGAACTTTGGCGAGGCCGTGCTGGAAGCCAACGGCCGCGCGCATCAAGCGGCCGAGATCTTCCGCGCCTGGGACTGGATCCGCGACATCGGCTTTGTCAACACCAACATCGACCTCATCGCCGGCATGGTCGGCGAGACCGACGCCAATTGGCGCATGTGCCTGGAGCGCACCGTCGAGCTCGCCCCCGACAGCGTCACCATCTATCAAATGGAACTCCCCTTCAACACTGTCATCTCGCAAGACATCCTGCACGGCGGCCAAAGCCCCATCGCCGACTGGGCCACCAAGCGCCGCTGGATGAGCGAGGCCTACGACGCGCTCGGCGCCGCCGGCTACTCTGTCTCCAGCGCTTACACCCTGGTGCGCGACAAGCATCGCGTCAACTTCAGCTATCGAGACAATCTCTGGCGCGGCTCCGACCTGTTGGCCACCGGCGTCGCCAGCTTTGGCCATGCCTCCGGCGTGCATTACCAAAACCACCCCGACTGGGCGCAGTACATCGCCGCCCTCGACGCCGGCCAGTTGCCGCTGGCCCGCGGCCTGCGCCCCACCCCGCATCAAATGCTCATTCGCGAGATGGTCTTGCAACTCAAAACAGGCCAACTCGACGCGGGCTACTTCCGCCAAAAATACTCCGCCGAGATCGTGTCCGACTGGCGCGACGTCTGGCAAAAATACGCGACCGACGGCTGGGCGCAGATCGACGGCGATCAGATCACCCTCACCCGCGACGGTCTCTTGCGCGTCGACGCCTTGCTCCCCGCCTTCTTCGAGCCAGAACACCAAGGCGTCCGCTATACCTGA